From the Methanocaldococcus fervens AG86 genome, the window TTTAATAAATATCAAACAACTCTCCCAATGTTATTTTTTTGTCTGTCTTAACTAAATCAGGAATTTTCCCTTTAATTCCTACTTTATCTTTTACAACAACAAAAACTCCATCTATTCTTTCAATTTCATCTGCCTTTTCTAATGCGTTATTTATCATCTCTTCCTCATCTCTACCTCTTGACGCATTGCAGATAGATGTTGCTGCTGCATCAGCTATAGCAGAACTTTTAGCAAATACGGTAACTGCATCCGCCTCTCCAAAGCTTATTGAATGTCCTACAGTTGCTGATGATGTGCAAACACCATAAATATTTTTAATCATCTCTTTCTTTAGCTTAAATCCAACCTCTCCAGTAATTTTTGAATTTCCAGCATATAATCCTACAACAACATCCTTTTTAGCTCTTAAGCAGATATCTCCACCATTTTCAGCAATGATATTCTTTGCTCCAACACTTCTAACCAACATCTCTGATATGGCACCAGCAACACTTGCCATAGGGCCAACATTTGCGATTTCTCCAGCTAAAGCCATCAGTTTTACAATTTCTGGAGCATCATCTTCTATATCAATTGGATAGTATGAT encodes:
- a CDS encoding UPF0280 family protein; its protein translation is MWFKKRIIIKETNMLLKVDDKRYFKIAEDIILKNRFELERYIFRNPYFLTSYYPIDIEDDAPEIVKLMALAGEIANVGPMASVAGAISEMLVRSVGAKNIIAENGGDICLRAKKDVVVGLYAGNSKITGEVGFKLKKEMIKNIYGVCTSSATVGHSISFGEADAVTVFAKSSAIADAAATSICNASRGRDEEEMINNALEKADEIERIDGVFVVVKDKVGIKGKIPDLVKTDKKITLGELFDIY